A stretch of the Nothobranchius furzeri strain GRZ-AD chromosome 5, NfurGRZ-RIMD1, whole genome shotgun sequence genome encodes the following:
- the cpvl gene encoding probable serine carboxypeptidase CPVL, which produces MRLLKQTPGFLLLWVCVTVTSHPCSSFFCRKSHRVSGQNGADPGSPLFLTPYLEKGDIDEARKLSQVGSLPGPNVKSYAGYLTVNKKYNSNLFFWFFPAIMAGQEGAPVLLWLQGGPGGTSMFGLFVEHGPYVVYKNLTVGLRDFSWTSRYSVLYIDNPVGTGFSFTEHDGGFAQNQDDVGRDLYSALTQFFQLFPEYQSNEFYATGESYAGKYVPAVSYYIHKNNPTAKVKINFKGMAIGDGLCDPELMLGGYGEFLYQTGMIDELQKQYVNKQTDLGVELIQQQKWVEAFKVFDSLLNGDMDPYPSFFQNATGCTNYYNYMTCQEPEDQEYFSEFVTLPAVRRSIHVGNLTFHDGSEVEKHLLQDVMKSIKPWLGVLMDNYRVLIYSGQLDVIVAAPLTERFLPTVNWTGAAEYKTAPRFHWKLQPSDTEVAGYIRQVGEFYQVIIRGGGHILPYDQPARSFDMIDRFLSTQGWN; this is translated from the exons ATGAG GCTGTTGAAGCAAACTCCAGGTTTCTTGTTGCTGTGGGTCTGTGTGACGGTGACCTCCCACCCCTGCTCGTCGTTTTTCTGCCGAAAGTCTCACCGTGTGAGCGGCCAGAATGGAGCGGACCCCGGCTCCCCTCTTTTCCTCACCCCGTATCTGGAAAAGGGCGACATAGACGAAG CCAGGAAGCTGAGTCAGGTAGGAAGCCTACCCGGGCCAAACGTCAAGAGCTATGCAGGATACCTCACAGTCAACAAGAAGTACAACAGCAACCTCTTCTTCTGGTTCTTCCCTGCCATCATG GCGGGCCAGGAGGGGGCTCCGGTGCTGCTGTGGCTCCAGGGCGGGCCGGGAGGGACCTCCATGTTCGGGCTGTTTGTGGAGCACGGCCCTTATGTGGTTTACAAGAATCTGACAG TTGGTCTGAGGGACTTCTCCTGGACAAGCAGATACTCGGTTTTGTACATAGATAACCCG GTTGGAACAGGATTCAGCTTCACCGAACACGATGGCGGGTTTGCTCAGAACCAAGATGATGTGGGCAGAGATCTGTACAG TGCTCTGACACAGTTCTTCCAGCTCTTTCCTGAGTATCAGTCCAACGAGTTCTACGCCACCGGAGAG TCTTATGCAGGAAAGTACGTTCCTGCTGTTTCCTACTACATCCACAAAAACAACCCCACTGCTAAAGTGAAGATCAACTTTAAGGGCATGGCTATTGGAGATGGACTCTGTGATCCAGAACTG ATGCTGGGTGGTTACGGCGAGTTCCTGTACCAAACGGGAATGATCGATGAGCTCCAAAAGCAGTACGTGAACAAGCAGACGGACCTGGGTGTGGAGCTCATCCAGCAGCAGAAGTGGGTGGAGGCCTTTAAG GTGTTTGACTCTTTGCTGAACGGCGACATGGACCCGTATCCGTCCTTCTTTCAAAATGCAACTGGCTGCACGAACTACTATAACTACATGACATGCCAG GAGCCTGAGGACCAGGAGTACTTCTCCGAGTTTGTGACCCTGCCTGCCGTGCGACGCTCCATCCACGTGGGCAACCTCACCTTCCACGACGGCTCGGAGGTGGAGAAGCACCTCCTTCAGGATGTGATGAAGAGCATCAAACCATGGCTGGGAGTTCTGATGGACAACTACAGG GTGCTGATCTACAGCGGTCAGCTGGACGTGATCGTAGCTGCTCCTCTGACTGAGAGGTTCCTGCCTACTGTCAACTGGACCGGAGCTGCCGAGTACAAAACCGCCCCCCGCTTCCACTGGAAGCTGCAGCCCAGCGACACGGAGGTGGCCGGTTATATTCGACAAGTGGGAGAGTTTTACCAG GTGATCATTCGAGGAGGAGGACACATTCTGCCGTACGACCAGCCAGCCAGATCCTTTGATATGATCGACAGGTTTCTGTCCACCCAGGGCTGGAACTGA